A section of the Thauera chlorobenzoica genome encodes:
- the cysK gene encoding cysteine synthase A: protein MSTWYPDNAQSIGRTPLVRLNRILDGAQATVLAKIEGRNPAYSVKCRIGAAMVQDAEARGLLGPGKEVVEPTSGNTGIALAFVCAAKGIPLTLTMPETMSIERRKLLVAFGAKLVLTEGAKGMNGAIAKAQEIVASDPGRYVLLQQFENPANPAIHETTTGPEIWNDTDGAIDILVSGVGTGGTITGVSRYIKRTRDKAIRSIAVEPAASPVLSQTLAGEPLKPGPHKIQGLGAGFVPKVLDLSLVDGVEQVSNEEAVEYALRLAREEGILSGISCGAAVAAAARLARLPENAGKIIVVILPDSGERYLSSILFEGLFDTSGLAI from the coding sequence ATGTCCACCTGGTACCCCGATAACGCGCAATCCATCGGCCGCACCCCGCTGGTGCGCCTGAACCGCATCCTCGACGGCGCCCAGGCGACCGTGCTGGCCAAGATCGAAGGCCGCAACCCGGCCTATTCGGTCAAATGCCGCATCGGTGCCGCCATGGTGCAGGACGCCGAAGCCCGCGGCCTGCTCGGCCCCGGCAAGGAAGTCGTCGAACCCACCAGCGGCAACACCGGCATCGCGCTCGCCTTCGTCTGCGCGGCGAAGGGCATCCCGCTGACCCTGACCATGCCCGAGACGATGAGCATCGAACGGCGCAAGCTGCTGGTCGCCTTCGGCGCCAAGCTGGTACTGACCGAAGGCGCCAAGGGCATGAACGGCGCGATCGCGAAGGCGCAGGAGATCGTCGCTTCCGACCCCGGACGCTACGTGCTGCTGCAGCAGTTCGAGAACCCGGCCAACCCGGCGATCCACGAAACCACCACCGGCCCCGAAATCTGGAACGACACCGACGGCGCGATCGACATCCTGGTATCGGGCGTCGGCACCGGCGGCACCATCACCGGCGTGTCGCGCTACATCAAGCGCACGCGCGACAAGGCGATCCGCTCGATCGCGGTGGAGCCGGCAGCCAGCCCGGTGCTGAGCCAGACCCTCGCCGGCGAGCCGCTCAAGCCCGGACCGCACAAGATCCAGGGGCTGGGCGCGGGCTTCGTGCCCAAGGTGCTCGATCTGTCGCTGGTCGACGGCGTCGAGCAGGTGAGCAACGAGGAAGCGGTGGAATACGCCCTGCGCCTGGCCCGCGAGGAAGGCATCCTGTCGGGCATCTCCTGCGGCGCCGCGGTCGCCGCCGCAGCACGGCTGGCCCGTCTGCCGGAAAACGCCGGCAAGATCATCGTCGTGATCCTGCCCGACTCGGGCGAGCGCTACCTCAGCTCGATCCTGTTCGAAGGCCTGTTCGACACCAGCGGGCTGGCGATCTGA
- a CDS encoding DUF488 domain-containing protein, giving the protein MPILVKRIHDAAAPGDGCRVLVDRLWPRGLTKARAAVDLWLRELAPSTALRQWFGHDPARWDEFRRRYAAELEGEGPAPALAQLHELRARHPVLTLLYAARDPEHNNAVALRAWLEAADDDTAAAP; this is encoded by the coding sequence ATGCCGATCCTGGTCAAGCGCATCCATGACGCCGCCGCCCCCGGCGACGGCTGTCGGGTGCTGGTGGACCGGCTGTGGCCGCGCGGGCTGACGAAAGCGCGCGCGGCGGTCGACCTGTGGCTGCGCGAGCTCGCCCCATCGACCGCGCTGCGCCAGTGGTTCGGGCACGATCCGGCGCGCTGGGACGAATTCCGCCGTCGCTACGCCGCCGAGCTCGAAGGTGAAGGGCCGGCGCCAGCGCTGGCCCAACTGCACGAACTGCGCGCCCGCCACCCGGTCCTGACCCTGCTCTACGCCGCCCGCGACCCCGAGCACAACAACGCGGTCGCGCTGCGCGCCTGGCTCGAAGCCGCAGACGACGACACCGCCGCGGCGCCATGA
- a CDS encoding patatin-like protein — protein MKEKELRLALVLFGGVSLAIYQHGINREVLNLARASKAYHDTDSLAAKQAATHVFARARDRTGRGAGDETDALSAEVYFDLLKRLGRVVDLRVLVDVVSGSSAGAVNGIALARALAHDLSLETLTTLWLEEADMQRLIAPEARAKAWNKWYFRPLLRPMLSWLRREGMLPATADHEMAERVLSFVRSRWFNPPLDGTRLSAVLLDGLLAMEEMPGGAPRSLLPSGTQLSLAVTVTDYHGIDRTIFTHDPPMLREREHRHVLQFSCEHRKSGVIESDFGLDNAPSLAFAARASASYPGAFPPARMAEMDALLAARGMAWPTRERFLERNFGHYREQGMNPEELVLLDGSVLDNKPIMAAARHIRLHRAFREVDRRLIFIDPHADPQYGRETEREAGAGAVPGWFETLRGALSDLPRQQPVHSELAEISRYNRQIRRLKATIAETRPQVEALVEQATAGALGGHYTLDELRHWRLTSTNLLATSTLVYNAWWRALVLEALDFVAGLLRKLCGYSQESPAARWLQLVVEEWAACNGVLCTEYRIPDEVYGNADMPRFARMVIRFGIEYKRRRINFVLHELNALYQYLPLDTFCATDPGTLDEVKAEIHECLDGLAIYDGSDFIDEVTATAARALLHPGAPDAGELVDGVVQDFVLQHGQTLGALIERLGDECGIAESNANMDAALASPRVQRIDASCRRRLLTAYLGYFYWDVILRPALGALALGTGPLEEVLIDRISPEDATTLAAVGRGQAVLFGTSFGNFGGFLSRKARENDYLWGRLHAADRLIDIVAGALPGNGGLGEGELRAFKKRAFEAILAEETLRLQGVPELIARVTAAVAAL, from the coding sequence ATGAAGGAAAAGGAACTCCGTCTGGCGCTGGTGCTGTTCGGCGGGGTGTCGCTCGCGATCTACCAGCACGGCATCAACCGCGAGGTGCTCAACCTCGCGCGTGCGTCGAAGGCCTACCACGACACCGACAGCCTCGCCGCCAAACAGGCAGCGACGCATGTGTTCGCCCGCGCCCGCGACCGTACCGGGCGTGGCGCCGGAGACGAGACCGACGCCCTGAGTGCGGAAGTGTACTTCGACCTCCTCAAGCGTCTCGGGCGGGTGGTCGATCTGCGCGTGCTGGTCGACGTCGTCTCGGGCTCGTCGGCGGGTGCGGTCAACGGCATCGCGCTGGCGCGAGCCCTGGCCCATGATCTCAGCCTGGAAACATTGACCACGCTGTGGCTGGAAGAAGCCGACATGCAGCGCCTGATTGCCCCCGAAGCGCGCGCCAAGGCCTGGAACAAGTGGTATTTCCGCCCCCTGCTGCGGCCGATGCTGTCGTGGCTGCGCCGCGAAGGCATGCTGCCCGCCACCGCCGACCACGAGATGGCCGAGCGCGTGCTGAGCTTCGTGCGTTCGCGCTGGTTCAACCCGCCGCTCGACGGCACCCGGCTGAGCGCGGTGCTGCTCGATGGCCTGCTGGCGATGGAAGAAATGCCCGGCGGGGCGCCGCGCTCGCTGCTGCCGTCGGGCACTCAGTTGTCGCTGGCGGTGACGGTCACCGACTACCACGGCATCGACAGGACGATCTTCACCCACGACCCGCCGATGCTGCGCGAGCGTGAGCACCGCCACGTCCTGCAGTTCTCCTGCGAACACCGCAAGAGCGGCGTGATCGAGAGCGACTTCGGCCTTGACAACGCGCCTTCGCTCGCTTTTGCCGCACGCGCCTCGGCGTCCTATCCCGGCGCCTTTCCGCCCGCGCGGATGGCGGAGATGGATGCCCTGCTGGCCGCGCGCGGAATGGCGTGGCCGACGCGCGAACGCTTTCTCGAGCGCAACTTCGGCCATTACCGCGAGCAGGGCATGAACCCGGAAGAGCTGGTGCTGCTCGACGGCAGCGTGCTCGACAACAAGCCGATCATGGCGGCGGCACGCCACATCCGGCTGCACCGGGCGTTCCGCGAAGTGGACCGGCGGCTGATCTTCATCGATCCGCACGCCGACCCGCAGTACGGGCGCGAGACCGAGCGTGAAGCCGGGGCCGGGGCCGTGCCGGGGTGGTTCGAGACCTTGCGCGGTGCGCTGTCGGACCTGCCCCGGCAGCAGCCGGTGCACAGCGAACTGGCCGAGATCAGCCGCTACAACCGCCAGATCCGCCGTCTCAAGGCGACGATCGCGGAAACCCGCCCGCAGGTCGAGGCGCTGGTCGAGCAGGCTACCGCCGGTGCGCTCGGCGGGCACTACACGCTCGACGAGCTGCGCCACTGGCGGCTCACTTCGACCAACCTGCTGGCCACTTCCACGCTCGTCTACAACGCGTGGTGGCGGGCGCTGGTGCTGGAGGCGCTCGATTTCGTCGCCGGCTTGCTGCGCAAGCTGTGCGGCTATTCCCAGGAATCGCCGGCGGCGCGCTGGCTGCAGCTGGTGGTGGAGGAATGGGCAGCGTGCAACGGCGTGCTGTGCACCGAGTACCGCATCCCCGACGAAGTGTACGGGAACGCCGACATGCCGCGCTTCGCACGCATGGTCATCCGCTTCGGCATCGAGTACAAGCGGCGGCGGATCAACTTCGTGCTCCACGAGCTCAACGCCCTGTACCAGTACCTGCCGCTCGACACCTTCTGCGCCACCGACCCGGGTACGCTCGACGAAGTGAAGGCGGAAATCCACGAATGCCTAGACGGGCTGGCGATTTACGACGGCAGCGATTTCATCGACGAGGTGACCGCCACCGCGGCGCGCGCGCTGCTCCACCCCGGAGCGCCGGACGCGGGCGAGCTCGTCGACGGCGTAGTGCAGGATTTCGTGCTCCAGCATGGTCAGACGCTCGGCGCCCTGATCGAGCGCCTCGGCGACGAGTGCGGGATCGCCGAATCGAACGCCAACATGGACGCGGCCCTGGCCTCGCCGCGGGTGCAGCGCATCGACGCCAGCTGCCGGCGCCGGCTGCTCACCGCCTACCTCGGCTACTTCTACTGGGACGTGATCCTGCGCCCCGCGCTCGGGGCGCTCGCGCTCGGCACCGGGCCGCTCGAAGAGGTGCTAATCGACCGCATCAGCCCCGAGGATGCGACCACCCTGGCCGCTGTCGGGCGGGGGCAGGCGGTGCTGTTCGGCACCTCGTTCGGCAACTTCGGCGGCTTCCTCAGCCGCAAGGCGCGCGAAAACGACTACCTGTGGGGGCGGTTGCACGCGGCCGACCGCCTCATCGACATCGTCGCCGGCGCCCTCCCGGGCAACGGCGGGCTCGGCGAGGGCGAACTGCGGGCGTTCAAGAAGCGGGCGTTCGAGGCGATCCTGGCCGAGGAAACGCTGCGGCTGCAGGGTGTCCCCGAGCTGATTGCCCGGGTGACGGCCGCGGTGGCGGCGCTGTGA